In Caloenas nicobarica isolate bCalNic1 chromosome 5, bCalNic1.hap1, whole genome shotgun sequence, a single genomic region encodes these proteins:
- the LPXN gene encoding leupaxin, whose translation MEDLDALLAELEQSSCLDAKNGGRKVPSSCKPEPGTAGPPAFPSREPLASVALKVQPPGQALTTLYSSPMPAPQPPLPSPPPRAAARQLDELLADLGHMQSQLVAAGQGAGGPAEPEPSLDKMLGSLTQDLQELGISAAPAGVCAACRKPVAGKVLTALGATWHPEHFTCARCGQELGGQPFFERGGRAYCEEDYHRAFSPLCAYCASPIREKVLTALDQTWHPEHFFCAHCGKVFGDDGFHERGGKPYCRQDFLAMFAPKCQGCERAVTDNYLSALQGVWHPECFVCAECLTGFDSGSFFELEGRPYCELHFHQRQGSICHGCSRPVTGRCVTAAGRRYHPEHFVCSYCLGQLQKGTFRERGDKMYCQPCHDKLFL comes from the exons ATGGAGGATTTAG ATGCGTTGCTGGCAGAACTGGAGCAGAGCTCTTGTCTGGATGCTAAGAACGGCGGGCGGAAGGTGCCGAGCTCCTGCAAACCAGAGCCAGGCACAGCTGGGCCCCCCGCCTTCCCCAGCCGTGAGCCGCTCGCCTCGGTGGCCCTGAAG GTGCAGCCGCCAGGACAGGCTTTGACAACACTGTACAG CAGCCCCATGCCGGCCCCGCAGCCACCGCTCCCCTCGCCCCCACCCAGGGCAGCTGCCCGGCAGCTGGACGAGCTCCTGGCCGACCTGGGACACATGCAGAGCCAG CTGGTGGCCGCGGGGCAGGGGGCCGGGGGGCCAGCAGAGCCTGAGCCCTCGCTGGACAAGATGCTGGGCAGCCTCACCCAGGACCTGCAGGAGTTGGGTATCTCCGCTGCCCCCGCGGGCGTCTGCGCCGCCTGCCGCAAGCCCGTCGCTGGCAAG GTGCTCACAGCCCTGGGCGCAACCTGGCACCCCGAGCACTTCACCTGTGCCCGCTGCGGGCAGGAGCTGGGCGGCCAGCCCTTCTTcgagcggggcgggcgggcgtACTGTGAGGAGGATTATCACCGAGCCTTCTCCCCGCTCTGCGCCTACTGCGCCAGCCCCATCCGTGAG AAAGTCCTCACGGCCCTGGACCAGACCTGGCACCCAGAGCACTTCTTCTGTGCCCACTGCGGGAAGGTGTTTGGAGATGACG GTTTCCACGAGCGGGGCGGGAAGCCATACTGCCGCCAGGACTTCCTGGCCATGTTTGCCCCGAAATGCCAGGGCTGCGAACGCGCCGTGACAGACAATTACCTGTCAGCGCTGCAGGGCGTCTGGCACCCCGAGTGCTTCGTGTGTGCG GAGTGCCTGACTGGCTTCGACAGTGGCTCCTTCTTCGAGCTGGAGGGTCGTCCGTACTGTGAGCTGCACTTCCACCAGCGGCAGGGCAGCATCTGCCACGGCTGCAGCCGCCCCGTCACCGGCCGCTGCGTCACGGCTGCCGGGCGCAGGTACCACCCCGAGCACTTCGTCTGTTCCTACTgcctgggccagctgcagaaAGGCACCTTCCGCGAGCGCGGTGACAAGATGTactgccagccctgccatgaCAAGCTGTTCCTCTGA